One Pieris brassicae chromosome 11, ilPieBrab1.1, whole genome shotgun sequence DNA window includes the following coding sequences:
- the LOC123716697 gene encoding uncharacterized protein LOC123716697 yields the protein MQENVDPSDDMAVIKRRNAALMAQINDVEDRLKSGNSGEAQPKIKTKKPKTVLRPAIGSAQIDFAIIGNRSSDEEEDEEEDEDEEVPMTEAAEDQMDSVSFDAITDCPMDWGIDNCLADYML from the exons ATGCAAGAAAATGTAGATCCGTCCGACGATATGGCAGTTATAAAAAGACGCAACGCAGCGTTAATGGCACAAA TCAATGACGTAGAGGACCGGCTCAAGTCTGGAAATAGCGGTGAAGCTCAACCAAAAATCAAGACCAAGAAGCCGAAAACTGTTCTGCGTCCGGCCATTGGGTCTGCACAAATCGACTTTGCTATTATTGGCAATCGCTCCA GCGACGAGGAGGAGGACGAGGAGGAGGACGAGGACGAGGAGGTGCCGATGACTGAGGCTGCAGAGGATCAAATGGATTCTGTTTCATTTGACGCCATTACGGACTGCCCA ATGGATTGGGGTATTGATAACTGTTTAGCTGATTACATGCTTTag